The Aequorivita sublithincola DSM 14238 genome window below encodes:
- a CDS encoding ion transporter: protein MKPTDKKSWRYKLHEIIYEADTPLGKLFDIVLLVLILVSVIIVMLESVRAIDAQFHKLFYIIEWVITIFFTIEYIARVITVKKPKHYIFSFYGIIDLLSTIPLYLSFILAGSSYFLAVRALRLLRVFRILKITRYVGESNKLAKALKDSRAKILVFLFAVLIIATIAGTMMYLIEGEESGFVSIPVSVYWCIVTLTTVGFGDIAPVTPLGQFLATIIMIMGYGIIAVPTGIVSAEYTKSLDKTDVTSKDYVHVNTQVCRNCGAQRHRDDADFCHKCGSDLHPENNREA, encoded by the coding sequence ATGAAACCGACCGATAAAAAATCTTGGCGTTACAAACTTCACGAAATTATTTATGAAGCAGATACTCCATTAGGGAAACTTTTTGACATTGTATTGCTTGTTTTAATTTTAGTAAGTGTGATAATCGTGATGCTGGAAAGTGTGCGAGCTATTGATGCTCAATTTCACAAACTCTTCTATATAATTGAATGGGTTATCACAATATTTTTTACAATTGAATATATCGCCAGGGTCATAACCGTTAAAAAACCAAAGCACTATATTTTTAGTTTCTATGGAATTATAGATTTACTTTCCACGATTCCGCTATACCTTTCATTTATTTTGGCTGGAAGTTCCTACTTTTTAGCTGTAAGGGCATTGCGATTATTGCGGGTTTTCAGGATTTTAAAAATCACACGATATGTTGGTGAATCCAACAAATTAGCAAAAGCACTAAAGGATAGTAGAGCGAAAATATTAGTTTTCCTTTTTGCCGTTTTGATTATCGCAACCATAGCGGGAACGATGATGTATTTAATTGAAGGTGAAGAAAGCGGCTTTGTAAGTATACCTGTTAGTGTTTACTGGTGTATTGTAACCCTTACTACAGTTGGTTTTGGGGATATTGCTCCTGTTACACCTCTTGGACAATTTTTAGCCACAATTATTATGATCATGGGTTATGGAATTATTGCAGTTCCCACTGGGATTGTTAGTGCAGAATATACCAAAAGCCTGGACAAAACGGATGTTACGAGTAAAGATTACGTTCACGTAAATACACAAGTTTGTCGAAATTGTGGCGCGCAAAGACATAGAGACGATGCAGATTTCTGCCACAAATGTGGTTCAGATTTGCACCCAGAAAATAATCGTGAAGCCTAA
- the miaA gene encoding tRNA (adenosine(37)-N6)-dimethylallyltransferase MiaA, whose protein sequence is MFSSKPVLICVVGATGIGKTALAIKLAQAFSTEIISADSRQFFKEMSIGTAVPSKEELKAAPHHFIQNISIFEEYSVGDFERDTISFLKDFFKRKNIAVMVGGSGLYVDAVVKGLDNFPEIPSGIREQLNLELIENSIEALQNELKIADPSYFEKVDIHNPHRLVRALEICRGTGKPYSSFLKKENTARDFETIFIGLTAARQLIYDRINTRVDQMIEAGLIDEAKSLFPHKEKNALQTVGYREIFEYFEGNISIEEAISEIKKNTRRFAKRQNTWFKKNEAVNWFDFDGDPSTIINFIKAKNAL, encoded by the coding sequence ATGTTTTCATCAAAACCAGTACTTATCTGCGTTGTGGGTGCTACTGGCATTGGCAAAACGGCGCTGGCAATAAAACTTGCCCAAGCTTTTTCTACGGAAATAATTTCAGCAGATTCTAGGCAGTTTTTTAAAGAAATGAGCATTGGCACAGCCGTTCCTTCCAAAGAAGAATTAAAAGCTGCTCCACATCATTTCATTCAAAACATTAGCATTTTTGAAGAGTACTCCGTTGGTGATTTTGAACGGGATACCATTTCTTTTTTGAAGGATTTTTTTAAAAGAAAAAATATAGCAGTTATGGTTGGCGGATCTGGACTTTATGTTGATGCTGTGGTGAAAGGTTTGGATAATTTTCCAGAAATTCCTTCAGGAATTCGAGAACAATTGAATCTTGAATTAATTGAAAATAGTATTGAAGCTCTTCAAAATGAATTAAAAATAGCAGATCCCTCCTATTTTGAAAAAGTTGATATTCACAATCCACACAGATTGGTTCGTGCTTTAGAAATTTGTCGTGGCACAGGAAAACCATATTCTTCATTTCTTAAAAAAGAAAATACTGCCAGAGATTTTGAAACCATATTCATTGGTTTAACTGCGGCAAGACAGCTAATTTATGACCGAATTAATACTCGCGTGGACCAAATGATTGAAGCTGGTTTAATTGATGAAGCAAAGTCACTTTTTCCTCACAAAGAAAAAAATGCTTTGCAAACCGTGGGTTATCGTGAAATCTTTGAATATTTTGAAGGAAATATTTCAATAGAAGAAGCCATTTCAGAAATTAAAAAAAATACACGCAGATTTGCCAAACGCCAAAACACTTGGTTTAAGAAAAATGAAGCTGTAAATTGGTTTGATTTTGATGGTGACCCTTCAACTATAATCAATTTCATAAAAGCAAAAAACGCCCTTTAG
- a CDS encoding response regulator transcription factor: METENKKILLVEDDPNFGTVLKDYLAMNDYNVTHAKNGMEGFEKFKKDDFDLCILDVMMPYKDGFTLAKEIREKNEDVPIIFLTAKAMKEDVLKGYKVGADDYLNKPFDSEVLLMKIKAIIQRKATDSIADSKQFEFQVGNFHLNSKLRFLTYNKETPIKLSPKENELLRLLALHKNDLMPRELALTKIWRDDNYFTSRSMDVYIAKLRKYLSKDDGVEIVNIHGEGFRLVVKAEVDN, from the coding sequence ATGGAAACTGAAAACAAAAAAATACTCCTAGTAGAAGACGATCCGAACTTCGGAACAGTACTAAAAGATTACCTTGCCATGAATGATTATAACGTTACACACGCAAAAAACGGGATGGAAGGTTTTGAAAAATTTAAAAAAGACGATTTCGATCTTTGTATTCTTGATGTAATGATGCCTTATAAAGATGGTTTCACTTTGGCGAAGGAAATTCGTGAGAAAAACGAAGACGTGCCAATCATTTTCCTAACCGCAAAAGCGATGAAGGAAGACGTGCTTAAAGGTTACAAAGTTGGAGCAGATGATTATCTAAACAAACCGTTTGACAGTGAAGTGCTTCTAATGAAAATTAAAGCAATCATTCAAAGAAAAGCTACAGATTCAATCGCAGACAGTAAGCAATTTGAATTTCAAGTTGGTAATTTTCACTTGAATTCCAAACTTCGTTTTTTGACTTACAACAAAGAAACCCCAATAAAGCTTTCACCAAAAGAGAACGAATTATTGCGTCTTTTGGCACTTCATAAAAATGATTTGATGCCTCGAGAACTTGCATTAACCAAAATTTGGAGAGATGATAACTATTTCACCTCAAGAAGTATGGACGTTTATATCGCGAAACTTCGTAAATATTTAAGCAAAGATGATGGCGTCGAGATTGTAAACATTCACGGCGAAGGCTTCCGTTTGGTAGTTAAAGCTGAAGTTGACAATTAA